GGCGTCGGAAAGGCTGAGCTCCATATTACTGGATTTCTTCCATTTGTTGTACAAAATGTCCTCAGACAAAAACTTCCAGTTATCACTCCATAACTTAAGAGGGTCCGCTACTGGACAGTTGGTCAATATATGAACAAACATTGAATGAAGCCAAAAAGGCATGCCAGATACAACATTTTCTCAAAGTTCAGAGTGCCATTGATTATCATCCTTAAGGAGACCAAGTACCTCGCATGCTTCTTTGTATGTGGTATATGTTCGACCGTTAATAGTTCTCAGATCATGAAAAGAAGTTGCACATTTATTCCGCAAGAGAAGCATTCTTAAGAAAAATGTATCTGCTTGTGATGCATGAACTTCTGTCAACCTTCTAATGATAATTCCTCTTTCATATTTTTTCCACTTAGACTGTCCAGGTAGCCACGTAAAACCTCTTGGGAACTCTTGGTATGTGTAATCCCAAGCATCAGGAATAATTTTATTGGCCACAAACCATGCTTTCAACTTACTTTTCCTATTTGATGCCTTATTCACTACTTCTTCCAAACTATCATTAACATTGAAGGTAATATTTTTGCCTCCTTCTACATGGATGGGCAAACGCTCAACGGAAGGATAACGATAATGAATATCATATCCTAATAATCTCTATGCAGCTTCGGAAGCACAAACATAACGACCATTTAGAAAATGTTTGACCTCGTCATGAGTTTTAGCCTTTTTTGAATTTACAGGAAAGTCTTTTTTCCTCCATATCATAATTGTAGCTGTGTCATATCCCTTCaaataatacttgaatagatatTTCAAAGAGcgagaattattgcagatttcCAAGTTTATATGACACCGAAAACATGGTAACATATCACGATTATAAGGTACAACGAATTGATTGTCAAGTTGTTGTTTATTCTTCTCAACAGTTCTATCCATCCTTCTTCTCCAATAAACAGGATATCCACAATCATCGAAGAATGTGTGACAATTGTACCTATGTgtaaaattgatttaaaataaaatataatttatagtaccaattttttttaattcaatgCTATAAATATAAACATAAAAAGGAAAACTTATATATTTAGCATGAGCATGATAttctttttctaaaaaaataGGGTTTTTGAATGTACCTTTTTGGGAAATGAAGACCATATTTTTCATCCGACATACACGGAGAATAAAAAAAATCATGCCAAGTATCATGTAATTTTTAACAGCATTTTACCCGGCTGGATCAGTTTCCTTATGCGGGATTTCAGCTGACACCAAATTATCAAACTACTTTATCGTATTTCGACGGTCATCAGGATTTAGCCAAATTAACATATAAGCGTGAGGTAATCCTCTTTTCTGGAACTCAATCACATACATAACTGTTACAAAATGTTCATATATTATTACAGGAAATAGTGTACATTCAactattatatattttttttggaATACTGTAAAGAACTCACGTCCGCTGAATCTTCCAAATTAATTTTTATTCTTATTAAATCAAAAAATTGATCTAGCTTCATTTTAAAAACACAAGAAACCACATCCGAGGCATCTGCAACATTAACTCCAGATATATGTTGGAGCATACTTTGAATTTCGGGCCATTTAGTGTTGCACGTCATTGTCAGGAAGAATGATGGATGACCAATACTATGACAAATAGCAAGAGAGTCCTTAAAATACTGAGATATATATCTTCGAGAACCCGAGAATGTAGCAGGTAAAATTACATTTTTCCCTTGGCATTTTGTATCAGAATCGCCCTTTCTCAATGAGTCACGAATGGAATTGTACAGATCGGATCGTATGGTTTTTTGATTCCTTTTAATCCATTCCAGGTGGTACTGTTCTACTGCAGTGAATGCATTAACAATATATTACAGATCAGATCGTATGGTTTTTTTGATTCCTTTTAATCCATTCCAGGCGGTACTGTTCTACTGCAGTGAATGCATTAACAATATATTATTTCCATAAACGACCACTCAAGTGAGGAGTTTATCCTACAaaataatttattcaaaaatcatttaataccAATCCTGATCTGTATATGAGTATCTTTAATCTgcatataaaataaaaataaaaaactaaaaaatagACCATGTATATGTAGTACCTTCAGAAAGTCTGATCATGAGTTTGTAGGCATAATATTCCCGCATTAAAATGTAATCATCATCACCATCGATAATTCTATGAGGTGGACCTCGGTTTTTACCCATTAATGGAATTTTTAAATTGAATCCTTCAGCACCATGAGGGAACAATAAAGTTTACTGTAAAGGCATGAAATGGGTATTAGTCTCAAAATTCCTTTGAAGCTGTTTAGTTTTTTTCTGAATGACAGTATCCCGGGTTCCGCATGAGTCTTCCAAGTCACCAACAATCAAAGCACCAACCTCGTTAAAAGGTCCGACATTATTAGATCTACCATCCGCTGATTTACATGAAACTAATTCCAGCTCAACTTCCTCGGGTTCATTGTTTTTGAACCGGTCTCTAGCCATACAAAAGCTATGAACCAGTCGATTATTCTCATCAAGCATCAAAAGGAGGCCTTTTACTATGTCAGAATCCGTAGAATCGCTACCATAGATCGCTCGCTTCCTATTCTCTATTTCATTTTCGGTATCATACACGTACAACTGACAAAACTTTGGAGATTCACCAGGAGTTGGGCATATACTTCCAATCAAATGATAATTTTGACCACATAGCTTGAAAATGTAAGGAGCTCCTATTTATTTATACTATTGTCAATTTTACCTCCAATTGATATGAAAGCAAACAATGAATTATATATTcagatttttattttataatgatGAGTTCTCTTTCCACCAgataacaatttttttaaaaaaggaGGAGTAGGTTTTTCTGGCGGTAATTGGACCTGACCATACCGACAACAAACTGAAAAAGTTGGGGACGCATTCTTGTTTGATTTGTTATTCCGTTCATTATTCCACATGCTAGCTTTACAATATGGAAAAAGTTTGTCAGGCTTTCCCAGCTCTATATATCCTTGCCATAGGTCTGTAAAGTAGGTGGATATGAACAAATTAAAAGAATAATAAAATTACATTCAACGGCCTTACAAAATCTTTGTCAGAACCATATCCTCCGAATTCCATTGGAATTTCTGTTTGTATTAATAATAATGATCAAAATTGTGAAATATAATTGAAATCATCCTATCTCATTTGACAGTATGATATCACATACCTTCTGAATGATCCTCCACCTCCACATTATCAAAAAACTCTAGATAATTATGATCTTTTTGGTTCGGCATTAATGTAAAAGGTCTTTTTGCTCTCCTCGCAGATGGGCAGATGTTATCTGCATTCCATGCATGTTGACACAATTTAACAACTTTAGTTTAATATAATCTAGAATTTTTCAATAATATAATGAGACAATGTACCTGGATTGGTTGAAAGTGTAATTATAGATGTGGGAAGTTGGAAATTGATCCTTTTCTGTCCTAGCTGTGTCGTGTACGATGTAACTGGTTTAGGAATATTGGTCGACTTTGATGTTTCTATGTGTATATGCATTCATAAGTATTTGTCAGTCACACTCCAACTAATAATACACCTTGGTTAGTAAATTATTACCTGGATTGGTAGAATGCATTATGGAAGATGTTGGAAGTTCGAAAGTAATCTTACTTTTTCCTATTTGTGTCGTGGATTTTGGAGGTTGTCCTGGTTTCTTACTAATTACCTGTAAATCTGCACCTTAAAAATTATAAATCTACACCTTAAAATTATTATTGCACATATTTCTTGATGAAATTAACAAATAGTCATGGTATATAATCCTGTAACCATCAAAGTTCACATTCTGTAACCTTCTTGATGAAGGAGTGACACCACTTGCAAATTGACCCACGTATGAGGATTTTGCTGCAACCATAGGATGCGGAAAAATAATATCACAAATTAGAATATAGAAAAGTAAATGATAAACTATTGTGAACAGGAATGTGTTCAAGGCTGGTTTACCTGACTTTGCTCCATTTGAGGAATTAACTGTTTTAAATGTAGCAAAATTCACAGGAGTATATGTGGTGCCCCTCAATGGCGATGGTGTAAATGTACTTGAACCTGTGAATAATAAAATTTAAAGTAACTGTTGTGATACTATACCACAAACCATTTTTAAATGTAACTTTTGAATTCTAGCTTAATGAATGATTACCAAGTTTCGATGTGGGCGGTATTTAGAAATTATTAGAAGAGGCACTCGATGAATGATGGTTTGCTGAACCTGGTCCAAGGGTACCTGTCCCAGCGGAAGTGTTTCTAAAAATGGTTAGTCAAATATAAAAATTACCACACCGTAAGTCTTTCATATTTAGTTAAAAAAATTTGTCATATATACAACACTTATAGAATTATAGTTTATAATGGAAACATACTTGTTATCAGCTATTTTGAAGCTCCGCATCGCTTGATGTTAAATAAGTTCCCCATCGAATGTGGAGGTAATCCTTCAAATGTAGGTGTGACACGGGTTTTGGTGGATCATGTGAGAATTAAACTATAAATAAAAACATTTATATTTTTCAATCAAAATAAATAGATAGCATACTGGCTGATGATTTTGGAGTTGTAAGTCGTGATATATTGGATCCATTTGAGAAATCATTAAGATTCAATGGTAAAAGCGGGAATCATTTTGGTGTTGCAGGAAATATGAAAGTTATTATATCATGCATACAACACAATGAGTTTGGAAATAAACATGCTTATTAAGAGTACAAAAAACATACAATCATTTACTAATGTAGAAACATTGTTTCGATCGTTGACTACTGATTTTTGAGTAGGATGGGCAGTTGCAAATTTATCAATAGGATTCATGGGTAATCGTTTTGTTATATTTGATTTTGTTGAAGATCTTACGCTTCTTTCCACTGAACTTTGCCGTATTGATTTCAAAAGCAGTGTGCCTGACTAACTCTTTAGTGTTTCGGACACTAAACAGAGAATACAGTTAATGAAAACATGGTTTAATTATTGAAATAACATAGTTAAAATGAAATACAAAACCTGGATCATGTTTTGTCGTTTCAGCAATTTCAGAAGATTTGAAAAGAT
The sequence above is drawn from the Apium graveolens cultivar Ventura chromosome 2, ASM990537v1, whole genome shotgun sequence genome and encodes:
- the LOC141696335 gene encoding uncharacterized protein LOC141696335, coding for MGKNRGPPHRIIDGDDDYILMREYYAYKLMIRLSEVEQYHLEWIKRNQKTIRSDLYNSIRDSLRKGDSDTKCQGKNVILPATFSGSRRYISQYFKDSLAICHSIGHPSFFLTMTCNTKWPEIQSMLQHISGVNVADASDVRLLGYDIHYRYPSVERLPIHVEGGKNITFNVNDSLEEVVNKASNRKSKLKAWFVANKIIPDAWDYTYQEFPRGFTWLPGQSKWKKYERGIIIRRLTEVHASQADTFFLRMLLLRNKCATSFHDLRTINGRTYTTYKEACEVLVADPLKLWSDNWKFLSEDILYNKWKKSSNMELSLSDADLENFTLAEVEKLLNGICKSLKEFSNMKYPEDIYLHSMTNCLIEEEIRYDKNQQFEEHSKIYQSLNSDQLEVYNSSNLWNYCKVFVLHHNMRLGCGRNAKENKNIAEFSKWVLDVGDDKVQNIHLDNIYIDPEIIIPKKYFVEKKTNAVKDIVEVTYPDFSKNYINELYLKERAILTPRNAIVDEDTLNQSENMFHQLSALNTSSTAWRLNNRITRMWPSQSSNEMLKGYNLILLDAHDTHVPAFEDTND